A window of Babesia microti strain RI chromosome III, complete genome contains these coding sequences:
- a CDS encoding conserved Plasmodium protein, unknown function (overlaps_old_locusTagID:BBM_III00545), translating into MIRDDAKTDFVEYRKNRDIDKVALAAPSKIKSTKSNVCNKTRKMAVKRCDCQGMTHEIVANCIKCGKLYCSSNHELTNCDFCNGFVADPRSSGYEAWFEQQMQCPDFFKAIKQRDRMIEHES; encoded by the exons ATGATACGCGATGATGCGAAGACGGATTTTGTGGAATACAGAAAAAATAGGGACATTGATAAGGTAGCATTAGCTGCACCCTCAAAAATCAAATCTACCAAAAGCAATGTATGTAATAAGACACGAAAAATGGCCGTAAAGAGGTGCGACTGCCAGGGTATGACCCATGAGATTGTggcaaattgtataaaatgtGGAAAACTATACTGCTCATCCAATCATGAGCTTACCAACTGCGATTTCTGTAACGGATTTGTTGCAGATCCACGAAGCTCTGGTTACGAGGCGTGGTTTGAACAACAAATGCAGTGTCCAGATTTTTTTAAGG CAATAAAACAAAGGGATAGGATGATCGAACATGAAAGTTAG
- a CDS encoding tryptophanyl-tRNA synthetase (overlaps_old_locusTagID:BBM_III00550), with translation MSVTRSCYVDTALHIIKGAACIAFSIPTGGSTKSIENLPLHKGCICLKCNSLNDNEWEVFKSLVQQKISENAKFRVLKLPRSLAEAVYGHSIYDSFPVKQNIKTLRLVILDEWTINASINPILKSTGMVGKIAFDIPSFNKSESLLKIKFEISPSHDLQVEFPVEEEIHSIDHCPHLRSVLPPSGADDIPDCSITPWTTDNNIDYDKIIREFGCKKITKQLLDRIQSLIGKNKIHPLLSRGIFFSHKDLDVLLDKYEKGEKFYIYTGRGPSSESLHLGHLIPFIFTKWLQDAFGVCVVIMLSDDEKFLFKDELQLDKVREMGRENAKDIIACGFDINSTFIFSNVEYINYLYPTVLQMQKKLPFNQVKGLFGFNNSDNVGKIAYPATQGSSAFSDSFPTLFKSKTPCLIPQGIDQDPFFRMTRDIAPRLGFIKPAVIHSKFIPSLQGSYGKMSSSEPQHTIFITDPPEAVRHKINKYAFSGGGDTAELQRLYGANLEVDVPYQYLRILMEDDQELERIGNDYKSGKMQTSEVKKILSDLISKIFAEHKARRNAITEDVVDKFMDPHYPRRI, from the exons ATGTCTGTTACAAGGAGTTGTTATGTAGACACTGCTTTACACATAATTAAGGGCGCTGCCTGCATAGCCTTCTCAATACCTACCGGTGGTAGTACTAAGAGCATAGAAAACTTGCCTTTGCACAAGGGATGTATTTGTCTAAAGTGTAACAGTTTGAACGACAACGAGTGGGAGGTTTTCAAGTCCCTTGTGCAACAGAAG ATATCTgaaaatgccaaatttagGGTCCTAAAATTGCCCCGATCATTGGCAGAAGCTGTTTACGGTCATTCTATTTATGATTCATTTCCTgttaaacaaaatattaaaac TCTAAGACTTGTGATTCTCGATGAATGGACTATCAATGCTAGCA TCAATCCCATCTTAAAATCTACCGGCATGGTTGGCAAAATTGCCTTTGATATACCATCATTTAACAAATCCGAGTCGTTGCTCAAAATTAAATTCGAAATATCCCCCAGTCATGACCTACAAGTTGAGTTCCCAGTGGAGGAGGAGATTCATTCCATTGACCATTGCCCGCATCTACGATCG GTCCTTCCTCCATCTGGAGCAGACGATATACCCGATTGTTCTATCACTCCATGGACTAcagataataatatagacTATGACAAGATTATTCGCGAATTTGGATGCAAGAAGATCACCAAGCAACTATTAGACAG AATACAATCTTTAATTGGAAAGAATAAAATACATCCATTGTTGAGTCGTGGCATTTTTTTCTCCCATAAGGATTTGGACGTGTTACTGGATAAGTATGAGAAAGGcgaaaaattttatatttacacTGGAAGGGGCCCATCATCAGAATCCCTCCACTTAGGTCATCTCATACCTTTTATCTTCACAAAGTGGCTCCAG GATGCTTTTGGAGTTTGTGTCGTGATTATGTTATCTGACGATGAGAAGTTTCTGTTTAAAGATGAATTGCAGTTAGATAAAGTAAGAGAGATGGGAAGAGAGAATGCTAAAGACATTATTGCCTGTGGTTTTGACATTAATTCTACTTTTATATTCTCAA ATGTTGAATACATCAACTACCTATATCCCACGGTTCTACAAATGCAGAAAAAATTACCATTTAATCAA GTAAAAGGGTTATTTGGATTTAATAACAGCGACAACGTAGGGAAGATAGCGTATCCTGCTACGCAAGGTTCCTCTGCCTTTAGTGACTCATTTCCTACCTTGTTTAAATCAAAAACGCCTTGTTTAATTCCCCAAGGGATAGACCAGGATCCATTCTTTCGTATGACAAGGGATATTGCACCCAGATTGGGGTTTATTAAGCCTGCTGTTATACACTCAAAATTTATCCCCTCCCTCCAGGGCTCTTATGGCAAGATGAGTTCCTCAGAACCACAACATACGATTTTTATAACTGATCCACCAGAGGCTGTTAGGCACAAGATCAATAAGTATGCTTTTTCGG GCGGTGGGGATACTGCGGAATTACAGCGCCTTTATGGGGCAAACCTAGAAGTTGATGTTCCCTATCAGTACCTACGCATTCTGATGGAAGATGACCAGGAGCTGGAACGTATAGGCAATGATTATAAAAGCGGCAAAATGCAAACGTCTGAAGTTAAGAAAATACTCTCAGATTTGATATCAAAAATCTTTGCAGAACATAAA GCTA